Within the Acidobacteriota bacterium genome, the region CAACTGGTGGGGCGACTTCTACGCCGACTCGGGGCTGACCGAGGACGTCTGGATCAGCGCGGTCGAGACGAAGCCGTCCTCCGAGGGCTTCCCGGTCGTGCACCACGCCGTCACCCGCGTGCAGGAGACGCCCGAGGACACGGAGGGCGATTTCCTGAACGAGTACGCCCAGGGCAAGAACGGCGACATCTTCCCGGCCGGAACGGGCCGCCTGGTGAAGGCCGGCACCGTCATCCGCTTCAACATGCACTATGCGTCGATCGGCGAGGACCGGACCGACCGCACCAGCGTCGGCCTGACCTTCTACCCGGAGGGCGAGACGCCGAAGCACGAGGCGTTCTCGCGGGCGCTGGCGCAGAACTACGACCTCGACATCCCGCCGGGCGAGGACAACGTCCGCCACGACAGCTACCACAAGTTCGAGAACAACGTCCGCCTGACCGGCTTCCAGCCGCACCTGCACAACCGCGGCAAGCGGCAGTGCATCGAGGCCATCTACCCGGACGGCCAGACCGAGATGCTCAGTTGCGCGACGTGGGACTTCGGGTGGCACATCGTCTACAACTACGCGGACGACGTGCAGCCGCTGCTGCCGGCCGGCACGATGATGCACACCATCACGTGGCACGACAACTCGGAGGCCAACCGCTGGAATCCGGATCCGCGGAACTGGGCCGGGTTCGGGCAGCGGTCGAGCGACGACATGAGCTTCACGTGGACGAGCTACTACGAGCTCGACGACGATGACTTCGCCGCCGCGGTGGCCGAGCGGGAGGCGATGAACGCCAACAACAACGACAACTGACGGAGTCGCCATCATGTTCAGGGGTGGTTTGCGTTTCGTGCTGCTGTGCGGTGCGGTCGGTCTGGCATGTGTGGTGGCGAGCGACGCGCAGGCGCAGCTCAAGTTCGACCGGGGCCAGAACGTCGCGCCGGTGTTCGAGGGGTGGGAGCGGAACCCCGACGGGACCTTCAACATGGTCTTCGGGTACATGAACCGCAACTACCGCGAGATGCCGCACGTGCCGGTCGGTACGGACAACTTCTTCGAGCCCGGGCCGGCCGACCGCGGTCAGCCGACCCGCTTCCACGTGCGGCGCCAGCAGTTCGTCTTCCGGGTGCAGGTGCCCGCCGACTGGGGTGACAAGGACCTGGTCTGGACGCTGACCGCCAACGGCCGGACCGACCAGGCGTTCGGGTCGCTGTGGCGGGACTGGGAACTCGACGACGGCGTCATCAAGGCCAACCGCGGCATGGGCGCCAATGGGTGGCCGGCCGACAACCAGTGGCCCTACATCGAGGTGGAGCCCGGGACGGATCTCGAGGTCACGCTGCCCGACGCCCTGACGCTGACGGCGCGCGTGAGCGACGACGGGATACCGGGGCCGCGTACCAAGCCGACGACACCGGAGCGGATCCAGGCGGAGAAAGAGCGCCGGGCGCGCCCGCACCCGATCAACCAGGCGGTGGTCAACGCCTTCGAGGCGGGGGAGACCGGTCTGGCCGTGACCTGGATCCACTACCGCGGGCCGGGCAGGGTGACGTTCGACCCGGCGGTCGCGCACATCGAAGGGGGGCGCGGCGGCGAGGTGGTGACCACCGTCACCTTCTCCGAGCCGGGAATCCACGTGCTCCGCGGCCACGCCGACGACACCATCAAGATCACGCCGATAGACGTGACGGTCACCGTCAACTGACCGACGCGCGTGAGAATCACCTGGGGGCCATCCGCGGCGGTGCGACTCGGTCGCGCCGTTTCGGGTGGCCGCTTCTTTTCTGGTTCATTTCGCGGAAGGAGAGACACGTGACGAAGCGTTCATCCATGCGTGCGGCGGCGGGCCTGCTGGCGGCGGCCGCGATGGTGGTCTTCGCGCCGTCCGCCGGCGCGCAGCAGTCCGACGACTGGCAGCCCGAGCGGCTCGCCGACGGCCAGCCGGACATCCAGGGAATGTGGAACAACACGCGGGCCATCTTCACGCCGCTGGAACTGGCGGACGAGCTCGCGGGGCGGGACGACGTC harbors:
- a CDS encoding cytochrome c, with amino-acid sequence MTSSVGTRQFGSLGVVVLAVLVLSAAPGTALAQSDVTFTKDVLPIFQDSCQTCHREGAIAPMSLMTYEETRPWARAIREKVVTRTMPPWYIDKNIGVQGFKYDRSLNDEQIATVAAWVDAGAPRGNPADAPPPREFADRDQWHIGEPDWIVPIPEPFTVPADGANWWGDFYADSGLTEDVWISAVETKPSSEGFPVVHHAVTRVQETPEDTEGDFLNEYAQGKNGDIFPAGTGRLVKAGTVIRFNMHYASIGEDRTDRTSVGLTFYPEGETPKHEAFSRALAQNYDLDIPPGEDNVRHDSYHKFENNVRLTGFQPHLHNRGKRQCIEAIYPDGQTEMLSCATWDFGWHIVYNYADDVQPLLPAGTMMHTITWHDNSEANRWNPDPRNWAGFGQRSSDDMSFTWTSYYELDDDDFAAAVAEREAMNANNNDN